The Erythrolamprus reginae isolate rEryReg1 chromosome 3, rEryReg1.hap1, whole genome shotgun sequence genome contains a region encoding:
- the APOBEC4 gene encoding putative C->U-editing enzyme APOBEC-4: protein MDLETIPFCQEYLAQGGTIVKPYYWLTMSQNCTKCPYHIQTGEVARVPYIEFQKAFGFPYGPTDYQNIHLLFYELRHVSGKLIQKGKVTNCEEYNIHPESMLFEMDGYLDSVVHNWGNIAYIILYSNYSPCNEAEHGCISKIYSFLMKHQDITLCIYFSQLYHTEEDFPVSTWNCEALKSLASMWPQVTLNPLCGGLWHSLLSNFVSPMSQAGFYHPILPIRTLADKKNATQIHSITGMKLPFVNTLSQPIYGTSSAAPSLQNYYLSTSNYPGEVTNSRLPPTAMPPFYFTPPSNTLPPLHKKSRNIVRHVNMLNESLGKLIPKERSLHRGENITEHLSKKFAELEGYRKKKE from the coding sequence ATGGACCTAGAAACAATACCATTTTGCCAAGAATACCTAGCACAAGGAGGTACAATAGTGAAACCATATTACTGGCTAACAATGAGCCAAAACTGTACTAAATGTCCTTATCACATACAAACAGGGGAAGTAGCACGAGTTCCCTACATAgaatttcaaaaggcttttggaTTCCCATATGGGCCAACGGATTACCAAAATATACACCTTCTCTTTTATGAGCTGAGACATGTATCAGGTAAATTAATTCAAAAGGGCAAAGTTACAAACTGTGAAGAATACAACATCCACCCAGAATCAATGCTATTTGAAATGGATGGTTATCTGGACTCAGTTGTGCACAATTGGGGGAACATTgcatatataattctttattcaaATTATTCCCCTTGTAATGAGGCAGAGCATGGGTGCATAAGCAAAATTTATAGTTTTCTAATGAAACATCAAGACATCACCCTCTGCATTTATTTCTCACAGCTGTATCACACAGAGGAGGATTTCCCTGTGTCCACCTGGAATTGTGAAGCCTTGAAGAGCCTTGCTAGCATGTGGCCTCAAGTGACATTAAATCCCCTCTGTGGTGGACTCTGGCATTCTCTCCTATCTAATTTTGTGAGTCCTATGTCACAAGCAGGATTCTACCACCCAATTTTGCCTATAAGAACCCTGGCTGATAAAAAAAATGCAACACAAATTCACAGTATAACAGGAATGAAATTACCTTTTGTAAACACCTTGTCTCAGCCAATTTATGGAACTTCAAGTGCTGCACCAAGTTTGCAAAACTATTACTTATCAACGTCAAACTACCCAGGAGAAGTGACAAATAGCAGACTGCCTCCAACGGCAATGCCACCATTTTATTTCACACCTCCTAGTAATACTTTGCCACCTTTACACAAGAAATCTAGAAATATTGTCAGACATGTAAACATGCTAAATGAGTCATTAGGCAAATTAATACCAAAGGAAAGATCTCTTCACAGGGGAGAAAATATTACTGAACACCTTTCGAAGAAATTTGCAGAGCTTGAAGGctatagaaagaaaaaggagtaA